In a single window of the Plasmodium cynomolgi strain B DNA, chromosome 6, whole genome shotgun sequence genome:
- a CDS encoding hypothetical protein (putative) — MYNQSRGEGASTIRATILVPVCEPRALHQGRSYPQKDGPNKSKYLDRANNLLPSILAGNFEKKQKANKRTSQWNEEKSSENFLKKLINEMRKRRR, encoded by the coding sequence ATGTACAATCAGAGCAGGGGTGAGGGGGCATCAACCATTCGTGCTACCATCCTTGTACCCGTGTGTGAGCCTAGGGCTCTTCATCAAGGAAGAAGTTATCCCCAAAAAGATGGTCCCAACAAAAGTAAGTACCTAGACAGAGCCAATAATTTGTTGCCATCCATACTCGCGggaaattttgaaaaaaaacagaaagcCAATAAGCGTACCTCCCAGTGGAATGAGGAAAAGTCaagcgaaaattttttaaaaaaattaataaatgaaatgAGGAAAAGGCGGAGA